A single Novosphingobium aureum DNA region contains:
- a CDS encoding oxidoreductase C-terminal domain-containing protein, giving the protein MRGDPDERSFSVIYLRQGRVIALDCVNMVKDYVQGRKLVEAGAKPDREALADKDVPLKSLL; this is encoded by the coding sequence TGATGCGCGGCGATCCGGACGAACGCAGCTTCTCGGTCATTTACCTCAGGCAAGGCCGCGTGATCGCGCTCGACTGCGTCAACATGGTCAAGGACTACGTCCAGGGCCGCAAGCTCGTCGAGGCGGGCGCCAAGCCCGACCGCGAGGCGCTTGCCGACAAGGACGTGCCGCTCAAGTCGCTGCTTTAA
- the queG gene encoding tRNA epoxyqueuosine(34) reductase QueG, translating to MVKTNLIEFLEDLEEQARELGFCAFGIACASEDPARAKGLDEWLAAGMHGSMGWMEERAHHRRSPQGLWPECRSVIALGMSYAPAHDPLALADAGTTGRISVYAQGADYHDTVKKALKHLARWIVAEGERRGLGTDGSGNGGPVGVKVFTDTAPVMEKPLGAAAGLGWQGKHTNMVSREHGSWLFLGEIYTTLELPVARPARDRCGSCSACQDACPTNAFPAPYKLDARRCISYLTIEHKGPVPEDLREGLGNRIYGCDDCLAACPWNKFAETAHRMKPFLPRAELTAPALADLLTLDDAGFRKLFSGSPIKRIGRDRMIRNCLYAAGNSGESALLEQVEPLLVDPDPVVAEAARWASTRLKAAT from the coding sequence TTGGTTAAGACCAACCTAATCGAATTCCTCGAAGATCTCGAAGAGCAGGCCCGCGAACTCGGGTTCTGCGCGTTCGGGATAGCCTGCGCAAGCGAAGATCCTGCGCGTGCGAAAGGGCTCGACGAATGGCTTGCCGCAGGCATGCACGGATCGATGGGCTGGATGGAGGAGCGCGCGCACCATCGCCGCTCGCCGCAAGGGCTCTGGCCGGAGTGCCGATCGGTCATCGCGCTGGGCATGAGCTATGCCCCCGCGCACGATCCGCTCGCGCTCGCGGATGCTGGTACGACCGGGCGCATTTCGGTCTATGCGCAAGGCGCCGACTACCACGACACCGTCAAGAAGGCGCTCAAGCACCTGGCACGCTGGATCGTCGCCGAAGGGGAGCGGCGCGGTCTGGGCACCGACGGGAGCGGGAACGGCGGTCCGGTCGGGGTCAAGGTCTTCACCGATACCGCGCCCGTCATGGAAAAGCCGCTCGGCGCCGCAGCAGGGCTGGGCTGGCAGGGCAAGCATACCAACATGGTGAGCCGCGAACACGGCTCGTGGCTGTTCCTGGGCGAAATCTACACGACGCTAGAGCTGCCGGTAGCAAGGCCCGCGCGCGATCGCTGCGGCTCGTGCAGCGCCTGTCAGGACGCCTGCCCGACAAATGCCTTCCCCGCGCCCTACAAGCTCGATGCACGCCGCTGCATCAGCTACCTCACCATCGAGCACAAGGGACCGGTGCCTGAAGACCTGCGCGAGGGACTGGGCAACCGCATCTACGGCTGCGACGACTGCCTCGCGGCCTGCCCCTGGAACAAGTTCGCCGAGACCGCGCACCGCATGAAGCCGTTCCTGCCGCGCGCGGAGCTCACCGCACCCGCGCTGGCGGACCTGCTCACGCTCGACGACGCGGGCTTTCGCAAGCTGTTCTCCGGCTCCCCGATCAAGCGCATCGGGCGCGACCGGATGATCCGCAACTGCCTCTATGCCGCAGGAAACAGCGGGGAATCCGCATTGCTGGAGCAAGTCGAGCCACTGCTCGTCGATCCCGATCCGGTCGTCGCCGAGGCCGCCCGATGGGCCAGTACGAGGCTTAAAGCAGCGACTTGA
- a CDS encoding ABC transporter ATP-binding protein produces MNIALGDWSVSGNRAQDAAAQGTPLAIHASGLVKRFDGVTAVEGVDLAVPEGSVYGILGPNGAGKTTTLRMLLGIIEPDAGERVVLGSDRPHEIAHAIGYLPEERGLYPAMKAVEAIAFLGALRGLPLREGRRRGRELLETHGLGHAADRQIRQLSKGMAQQVQILGTLVHRPRLVVFDEPFSGLDALNQGRLERMIRGLAEQGTTVIFSTHVIAHAERLCDEVAIIAGGKVPFAGPVDLARDRIPAQVRLETRERDGVWRAALPCDARHEGNFWFFPLPETGIEPLLRALIEGEAGILSLSIERAGLHDAFVAIAGEAAARALEQDNPVEAGA; encoded by the coding sequence ATGAACATTGCACTAGGAGATTGGTCGGTGTCGGGCAATCGCGCGCAGGACGCCGCAGCGCAAGGAACGCCTCTGGCGATCCATGCCAGCGGGCTGGTCAAGCGCTTCGACGGCGTCACCGCGGTCGAGGGCGTCGATCTCGCGGTTCCCGAAGGTTCGGTCTACGGCATTCTCGGTCCCAACGGCGCGGGCAAGACCACTACCTTGCGCATGCTGCTCGGCATCATCGAACCCGATGCGGGCGAACGCGTCGTGCTCGGCTCCGACCGGCCCCACGAGATTGCCCACGCCATCGGCTATCTTCCCGAGGAGCGCGGCCTCTACCCAGCGATGAAGGCGGTCGAGGCGATCGCCTTTCTCGGGGCACTGCGCGGCCTGCCGCTCAGGGAAGGGCGGCGACGCGGGCGCGAGTTGCTCGAGACGCATGGCCTGGGCCATGCCGCCGACCGGCAGATCCGGCAGCTTTCCAAGGGCATGGCCCAGCAGGTGCAGATCCTCGGCACACTCGTCCATCGGCCGCGCCTCGTCGTTTTCGATGAGCCCTTCAGCGGTCTCGACGCGCTCAACCAGGGGCGGCTCGAACGGATGATCCGGGGCCTCGCCGAGCAGGGCACCACGGTGATCTTCTCCACCCACGTCATCGCGCACGCCGAACGCCTTTGCGACGAAGTCGCGATCATCGCCGGGGGCAAGGTGCCCTTCGCGGGACCGGTCGATCTCGCGCGCGACCGCATCCCGGCGCAGGTCCGCCTCGAAACTCGTGAGCGCGATGGTGTCTGGCGCGCGGCCTTGCCCTGCGACGCGCGTCATGAGGGCAATTTCTGGTTCTTCCCCTTGCCCGAGACCGGGATCGAGCCGCTGCTGCGCGCGCTGATCGAGGGCGAGGCCGGCATTCTCTCGCTCTCGATCGAGCGCGCTGGCCTGCACGATGCCTTCGTCGCCATCGCGGGCGAGGCGGCGGCGCGTGCGCTCGAACAGGACAATCCGGTGGAGGCAGGCGCATGA
- a CDS encoding ABC transporter permease, giving the protein MSGPLRKEEAHSGRLSVLSAAWVIARRDFMAILFSRAFFFFLLGPLFPLIVGALAGSVGQRVQQTAQLQEIGVVMDAEATAAVVQAGAQLKEQLGDAVPDIVAVSGLDADERANPENLLTAHETGVAAILSGSLDAPVLSGPGREIEAWRGAVAMAVSRARSGTAFVLPEVALAPTVTSGADELRGRLRTAQSAQMLLFLLTMMLAGMVLSNLVEEKGNKIIEVLAAAIPMESVFLGKLFAMLGVSLVGIATWATVIGGVFVIGGSAMPSLTEPAVGWPMLFVLGVVYFSTAYLLLGSVFLAIGSLASTVREVQTLSMPVTMVQLLVFFLASYAMTQPGSTIEIVSLLFPFSAPFAMLARAAQDPALLPHLAAVLGQGAWVVLLVRLGSALFRKRVMKSGGAGARKGRGGGIGRLFRRKAASQA; this is encoded by the coding sequence ATGAGCGGACCATTACGCAAGGAAGAAGCGCATAGCGGGCGTCTTTCCGTGCTGAGTGCGGCATGGGTCATCGCCCGGCGCGATTTCATGGCGATCCTGTTCAGCCGCGCTTTCTTCTTCTTCCTGCTCGGCCCCTTGTTCCCGCTGATCGTCGGCGCTCTGGCGGGATCGGTCGGCCAGCGTGTCCAGCAGACTGCCCAGCTGCAGGAGATCGGCGTGGTCATGGACGCCGAAGCCACCGCTGCCGTCGTGCAGGCAGGCGCGCAGCTCAAGGAGCAGCTCGGCGATGCCGTGCCCGATATCGTCGCCGTTTCGGGTCTCGATGCCGATGAGCGTGCCAATCCTGAAAACCTGCTGACCGCTCACGAGACCGGTGTCGCGGCGATCCTGTCCGGTTCGCTCGATGCGCCCGTGCTCAGCGGCCCCGGGCGCGAGATCGAGGCCTGGCGAGGGGCTGTCGCCATGGCCGTGTCGCGCGCGCGCTCGGGCACGGCTTTCGTCCTGCCCGAGGTCGCGCTGGCCCCAACGGTCACCAGTGGCGCAGACGAGCTGCGCGGGCGGCTGCGCACCGCGCAAAGTGCGCAGATGCTGCTGTTCCTGTTGACGATGATGCTGGCTGGCATGGTCCTTTCCAACCTCGTCGAGGAAAAGGGCAACAAGATCATCGAGGTACTCGCCGCCGCGATCCCGATGGAATCGGTATTTCTGGGCAAGCTCTTCGCCATGCTCGGCGTATCGCTGGTCGGGATCGCCACCTGGGCGACGGTCATCGGCGGGGTCTTTGTGATCGGCGGTTCGGCCATGCCCAGCCTGACCGAACCTGCGGTGGGCTGGCCGATGCTGTTCGTTCTGGGCGTGGTCTATTTTTCGACCGCCTACCTGCTGCTGGGCTCGGTCTTCCTGGCCATCGGGTCGCTCGCCAGCACGGTGCGCGAGGTGCAGACACTGTCGATGCCGGTGACCATGGTGCAGCTGCTGGTGTTCTTCCTTGCCAGCTACGCCATGACTCAGCCGGGCAGCACGATCGAGATCGTCTCGCTGCTGTTTCCCTTCAGCGCGCCCTTCGCGATGCTCGCACGTGCTGCGCAGGACCCGGCGTTGCTGCCGCATCTCGCTGCCGTGCTGGGGCAGGGCGCATGGGTCGTGCTGCTGGTGCGGCTCGGTTCGGCACTGTTTCGAAAGCGCGTGATGAAGTCAGGCGGCGCCGGTGCGCGAAAAGGGCGTGGCGGTGGGATCGGCCGGTTGTTCAGGCGAAAGGCAGCATCGCAGGCCTAG
- the msrB gene encoding peptide-methionine (R)-S-oxide reductase MsrB: MPEKTRMLQAGAALDRRAALVWLGTGAASLALTACGAGDAEARSFPVHYSEAEWKRRLTPAQFRILRKAGTERPYSSPLNDEHRAGTFVCAADGHPLFSSRTKYESGTGWPSFWKPLPGAVGTSTDHALGMARTEVHCARCGGHLGHVFGDGPKPTGKRYCMNGAAMKFRPD; this comes from the coding sequence ATGCCTGAGAAAACGCGTATGCTGCAGGCCGGCGCAGCGCTCGATCGCCGCGCGGCGCTGGTCTGGCTCGGCACCGGCGCGGCGAGCCTTGCACTCACCGCCTGCGGTGCCGGCGATGCCGAGGCGCGCAGCTTCCCCGTCCATTACAGCGAGGCGGAATGGAAGCGCCGCCTGACCCCGGCCCAGTTCCGCATCCTGCGCAAGGCAGGGACCGAGAGGCCCTATTCCTCCCCGCTCAACGACGAGCACCGCGCGGGCACGTTCGTCTGCGCAGCGGATGGCCACCCACTGTTCTCCTCACGCACGAAGTACGAAAGCGGCACTGGCTGGCCCAGCTTCTGGAAACCACTGCCCGGTGCAGTCGGCACCTCCACCGACCATGCCCTCGGCATGGCACGCACCGAGGTGCACTGCGCGCGCTGCGGCGGACACCTGGGCCATGTCTTCGGTGACGGACCGAAGCCGACCGGCAAGCGTTATTGTATGAACGGTGCTGCGATGAAGTTCCGCCCCGATTAG
- a CDS encoding acyltransferase family protein — MVEIPKGRLKWLDTAKGISILLVVFWHVLLLSKYAQFTPENFYFSINDPLLSIRMPLFFAVSGYVAAHSISETWSKYFLKRLFPLIWLYALWTAIYTLVQSKSPSYLLTAWWSPELHLWFIWALLAYRIFGKVAGPARALALCFFAVLALLFSFDATTPEWITPIQARMPRNAVFFLATFWFGRSFIPHLGHYKYPVFAAGAILAAISYRLDFIPGVSVAGATAGLAFAAIIAATVKPVEAFFEFLGRHSLEIFVIHFAAVAHFLAIIARLPIPHVAAVPLTTLVGALVPVAIRMVSDRFAPWLFVPPTDRILALLGNRAARQRTQGRRDAVRGDTPLTEAGK, encoded by the coding sequence ATGGTAGAAATTCCCAAGGGACGACTCAAATGGCTGGATACCGCCAAGGGCATATCCATCCTGCTGGTCGTCTTCTGGCATGTCCTGCTGCTGTCCAAGTACGCGCAATTCACGCCGGAGAATTTCTACTTCTCGATCAATGACCCGCTGCTTTCGATCCGGATGCCCCTGTTCTTCGCGGTCTCCGGCTATGTCGCAGCCCATTCGATCAGCGAAACCTGGTCCAAGTACTTCCTCAAGCGCTTGTTTCCCCTGATCTGGCTCTATGCGCTGTGGACGGCGATCTACACCCTCGTCCAGTCGAAGTCTCCCAGTTACCTGCTTACGGCCTGGTGGTCGCCCGAATTGCACTTGTGGTTCATCTGGGCCCTGCTTGCCTATCGCATCTTCGGCAAGGTCGCGGGCCCGGCCCGCGCGCTTGCCTTGTGCTTCTTCGCGGTTCTCGCGCTGCTGTTCAGCTTCGATGCGACCACGCCCGAGTGGATAACCCCGATCCAGGCGCGCATGCCGCGCAATGCCGTGTTCTTCCTTGCCACGTTCTGGTTCGGGCGCAGCTTCATCCCGCATCTGGGGCACTACAAGTACCCGGTCTTTGCCGCAGGCGCGATTCTGGCCGCGATCAGCTACCGCCTCGACTTCATACCCGGTGTTTCGGTCGCCGGCGCAACGGCGGGCCTGGCATTCGCCGCGATCATTGCCGCCACCGTAAAGCCGGTGGAGGCCTTCTTCGAGTTCCTCGGCCGACATTCGCTCGAGATCTTCGTGATCCACTTCGCCGCGGTTGCGCATTTCCTCGCGATCATCGCCAGACTGCCGATCCCGCATGTCGCCGCCGTCCCTCTCACCACGCTGGTGGGCGCGCTTGTACCGGTTGCGATCCGCATGGTCAGCGACCGATTTGCGCCATGGCTCTTCGTGCCGCCAACCGATCGCATTCTCGCACTGCTTGGCAACCGAGCGGCGCGGCAGCGCACGCAGGGAAGGCGCGACGCAGTGCGCGGCGACACCCCGCTGACCGAGGCGGGAAAGTAG
- a CDS encoding integration host factor subunit beta: MIRSELLQALAKENPELRTEDVESAVDTFFDEIAQRLADGGRVELRGFGAFSTRHRDGRVGRNPRTGESVEVPEKRVPYFKPGKEMRARLNVS; this comes from the coding sequence ATGATCCGATCTGAACTTCTCCAGGCCCTTGCCAAGGAAAATCCCGAGCTGCGCACCGAAGACGTCGAAAGCGCGGTGGATACATTCTTCGACGAGATAGCCCAGCGCCTCGCCGATGGAGGCCGGGTCGAACTGCGCGGTTTCGGCGCGTTCTCGACCCGTCATCGCGACGGTCGTGTCGGTCGCAATCCGCGCACCGGCGAAAGCGTCGAGGTCCCCGAAAAGCGCGTGCCCTACTTCAAGCCGGGCAAGGAAATGCGCGCGAGGCTCAACGTAAGCTGA
- a CDS encoding peptide MFS transporter, with protein sequence MATSFAESGDARGTILGHPKGLFVLFFAEMWERFSYYGMRALLIFYLTKHWLFSDGEAGVIYGAYTALVYITPVLGGYLADRYLGQRKAVLFGAVVLTFGHFLMGFEGTGGQDAASLNVFWLALAFIIVGSGFLKANISVIVGQLYTRTDARRDPAYTIFYMGINLGAFLGSLLCGYLGETYGWSYGFGAAGVGMLLGLVVFMWGKPLLMGRGEAPIALSKGLEWGLYGVGLLAVLLCWWLVQNQAVVGTLLGIFGAILVLGVIGYSVVKLPREDRDRIFAALFLIFVSIVFWALFEQAGNSLSLFTDREVDRVMFGWEAPASMFQSLNAAYIFLLAPFFAGLWTMLGRRGMEPSTPFKFGLGVVQVGLGFLVLVAGANAAGMDNAVPVAFIFLIYLLHTTGELCLSPVGLSAMNRLSPAHMASLIMGTWFFASATGNFAAGLISQAAGGEGLEGGEAGKELVLGVYSTVGWYGVGIGIAVLALSPVVKRFMHLDTLQDDNVSDDLAGSPEAGMEALEGGVHPDLKNN encoded by the coding sequence ATGGCTACATCATTTGCCGAAAGCGGGGATGCCCGTGGCACTATCCTGGGGCATCCGAAAGGACTTTTCGTCCTCTTCTTCGCCGAAATGTGGGAGCGCTTCTCCTACTACGGCATGCGGGCGCTGCTGATCTTCTACCTGACCAAGCACTGGCTCTTCTCCGACGGCGAAGCCGGCGTCATCTACGGTGCATATACCGCACTGGTCTACATTACCCCGGTGCTCGGCGGCTATCTTGCCGACCGCTATCTCGGACAACGCAAGGCGGTGCTGTTCGGCGCCGTCGTACTGACCTTCGGCCACTTCCTGATGGGCTTCGAGGGTACCGGCGGGCAGGATGCGGCCAGCCTCAACGTGTTCTGGCTGGCGCTCGCGTTCATCATCGTGGGCTCGGGCTTCCTCAAGGCGAACATCTCGGTGATCGTGGGGCAGCTTTACACCCGCACCGATGCGCGCCGCGATCCGGCCTACACCATCTTCTACATGGGCATTAACCTCGGCGCCTTCCTCGGCTCGCTGCTCTGCGGCTACCTGGGCGAGACCTATGGCTGGTCCTACGGTTTCGGCGCGGCGGGCGTGGGCATGCTGCTCGGCCTCGTGGTCTTCATGTGGGGCAAGCCGCTGCTCATGGGCCGCGGCGAGGCACCGATCGCGCTTTCGAAGGGGCTCGAGTGGGGGCTTTACGGCGTCGGCCTGCTGGCAGTGCTGCTGTGCTGGTGGCTGGTCCAGAACCAGGCCGTGGTCGGCACTCTGCTCGGCATCTTCGGTGCGATCCTGGTGCTCGGCGTGATCGGCTACTCGGTGGTCAAGCTCCCGCGCGAGGACCGCGACCGCATCTTCGCCGCGCTGTTCCTGATCTTCGTCTCGATCGTGTTCTGGGCGCTGTTCGAGCAGGCGGGCAACTCGCTCTCGCTGTTCACCGACCGCGAAGTCGATCGCGTGATGTTCGGCTGGGAGGCTCCCGCCTCGATGTTCCAGTCGCTCAACGCTGCCTACATTTTCCTGCTCGCGCCGTTCTTCGCCGGGCTGTGGACGATGCTGGGCAGGCGCGGGATGGAGCCGTCGACCCCGTTCAAGTTCGGTCTTGGCGTGGTCCAGGTCGGCCTCGGCTTCCTCGTGCTGGTTGCCGGTGCCAATGCTGCGGGCATGGACAATGCCGTGCCGGTTGCGTTCATCTTCCTGATCTACCTGCTGCACACCACCGGCGAACTGTGCCTTTCGCCGGTCGGGCTCTCGGCGATGAACCGTCTCTCGCCCGCGCACATGGCTTCGCTGATCATGGGCACCTGGTTCTTCGCTTCGGCGACCGGCAACTTCGCCGCGGGTCTTATCTCGCAGGCCGCCGGCGGTGAGGGGCTCGAAGGCGGCGAGGCCGGCAAGGAGCTGGTGCTCGGCGTCTACTCGACGGTGGGCTGGTACGGCGTCGGCATCGGCATTGCCGTGCTCGCGCTCAGCCCGGTGGTGAAGCGCTTCATGCACCTCGACACCTTGCAGGACGACAATGTCTCCGACGATCTCGCGGGATCGCCGGAAGCCGGGATGGAGGCGCTTGAGGGCGGCGTCCACCCGGACCTCAAGAACAACTGA
- a CDS encoding amidohydrolase, giving the protein MRGKPRFGRLASVVALGLALATAPAAHAKKKDGDEAVSFDKDPYPSTYKAYPGRPTALVGATVYDGRGKRIDNGTVLFSGGKVVAVGGADLAIPADYDRIDGTGKFVTPGVVDAHSHLGDYASPGVDASSDGNEATSPTTPDVWAEHSVWPQDPGFSRALTNGGVTSLLILPGSANLMGGRSVMLKNVPAITVQQMKFPGAPYSLKMACGENPKRVYGSRGMKPSTRMGNFAVNRQTWIDAKAYMEGDHSERDLGNETLEGVLKGEILVQNHCYRAEEMALVLDMAREAGYKVTTFHHAVESYKVADMLREADVCSAVWADWYGFKMEAYDGIPENAALIANAGACVVIHSDDQNGIQRLNQAAAKAQAAGRRMGIDIPDAQVISWFTYNAAKASGVADKTGSLEEGKMADVVLWNGDPLSVYSRPEKVWVDGAMLFDADNPKLRPVSDFELGQPGEGDVK; this is encoded by the coding sequence ATGAGGGGTAAACCGCGCTTCGGGCGATTGGCGAGCGTTGTCGCGCTCGGTCTCGCGCTCGCGACTGCACCGGCAGCTCATGCCAAGAAGAAGGATGGCGACGAGGCGGTCAGCTTCGACAAGGATCCTTATCCCAGCACCTACAAGGCCTACCCGGGTCGCCCCACCGCCCTGGTGGGCGCCACTGTCTACGACGGTCGCGGCAAGCGCATCGACAATGGCACAGTGCTCTTTTCGGGCGGCAAGGTCGTCGCCGTCGGCGGCGCTGATCTCGCCATCCCGGCCGACTACGACCGCATCGACGGCACCGGCAAGTTCGTCACGCCCGGCGTGGTCGATGCCCACTCGCACCTTGGCGACTATGCCTCGCCCGGTGTCGACGCCAGTTCGGACGGCAACGAGGCTACCAGCCCGACCACGCCTGACGTCTGGGCCGAACACTCGGTCTGGCCGCAGGACCCCGGCTTCAGCCGTGCGCTGACCAATGGCGGGGTCACCTCGCTGCTGATCCTGCCCGGTTCGGCGAACCTGATGGGCGGACGCTCGGTCATGCTCAAGAACGTGCCTGCGATCACCGTCCAGCAGATGAAGTTTCCCGGTGCGCCCTATTCGCTCAAGATGGCCTGCGGCGAGAACCCCAAGCGTGTCTACGGCTCGCGCGGGATGAAGCCCTCGACGCGCATGGGCAACTTCGCGGTCAACCGCCAGACCTGGATCGATGCCAAGGCCTACATGGAGGGCGACCATTCCGAGCGCGATCTCGGCAACGAGACGCTCGAGGGTGTGCTCAAGGGCGAGATCCTCGTCCAGAACCACTGCTACCGCGCCGAGGAAATGGCGCTCGTGCTCGATATGGCCAGGGAAGCGGGCTACAAGGTCACCACTTTCCACCACGCGGTCGAGAGCTACAAGGTTGCCGACATGCTGCGCGAGGCGGACGTGTGCTCGGCGGTCTGGGCAGACTGGTACGGCTTCAAGATGGAAGCCTACGACGGTATCCCCGAGAATGCGGCGCTGATCGCCAATGCCGGGGCCTGCGTGGTGATCCACTCGGACGACCAGAACGGCATCCAGCGGCTCAACCAGGCCGCCGCCAAGGCGCAGGCGGCCGGCAGGCGCATGGGCATCGACATTCCCGACGCACAGGTCATCAGCTGGTTTACCTACAATGCGGCCAAGGCCTCGGGTGTGGCCGACAAGACCGGCAGCCTCGAGGAAGGCAAGATGGCCGACGTGGTCTTGTGGAACGGCGATCCGCTCTCGGTCTATTCCCGGCCCGAGAAGGTCTGGGTCGATGGCGCGATGCTGTTCGACGCCGACAATCCCAAGCTTCGCCCGGTCAGCGATTTCGAGCTGGGCCAGCCCGGTGAAGGAGACGTGAAATGA
- a CDS encoding amidohydrolase, translating into MKRILALTAALGALACPLAASAQNIAITNATLAKGDGSEPVEGASVVVQNGKVVAAGVGIALPAGIETVDGTGKWVTPGLYSALTDLGLWDVQAVGDSNDTAADESPFNASLDVVPALNPSSQHIAVSREGGVTRASVTPHPGNSIFSGQGALIDLGADAAIVDNARAFQFVVLGETGARLAGGSRVASQVVLRNALREAKALVGTPAGAERASDAMLTHADAAALGPVVKGEQPLYVMAERASDIRAVLALKSEFPALKLVLVGATEGWLVAPEIAASGVPVITAPMRDLPEQFEVLGSTQSNIGRMVQAGVKVAIGMFAGDNQPRWATEQAGNMVALTRMPGATGLTWAQAFAAITSIPAEISGMGGKDGGKTEGVLAPGAVGDVVLWDGDPLELSSAPVSVWIDGVKQPFDSHQARLRERYQNLDRTYMPKAYDW; encoded by the coding sequence ATGAAGCGCATTCTCGCACTCACCGCAGCGCTTGGAGCGCTTGCCTGCCCGCTTGCGGCTTCGGCACAGAACATCGCCATCACTAACGCGACGCTCGCCAAGGGCGACGGCAGCGAACCTGTCGAGGGCGCGAGTGTCGTCGTCCAGAACGGCAAGGTCGTGGCCGCCGGTGTCGGCATCGCCCTTCCCGCCGGGATCGAGACTGTCGATGGCACCGGCAAGTGGGTGACGCCCGGACTTTACTCCGCGCTGACCGATCTTGGTCTGTGGGACGTCCAGGCGGTCGGTGACAGCAACGACACCGCCGCTGACGAGAGCCCGTTCAACGCCAGTCTCGACGTCGTACCTGCGCTCAACCCGAGCAGCCAACACATCGCGGTCAGCCGCGAGGGCGGGGTCACGCGCGCCAGCGTCACGCCCCATCCGGGCAATTCGATCTTTTCAGGCCAGGGGGCGCTGATCGATTTGGGCGCGGATGCCGCGATCGTCGACAACGCCCGCGCCTTCCAGTTCGTGGTGCTGGGCGAGACCGGGGCACGCCTTGCAGGCGGCAGCCGCGTTGCCTCGCAGGTCGTGCTGCGCAATGCACTGCGCGAGGCGAAGGCACTGGTCGGCACGCCCGCCGGCGCCGAGCGTGCGTCCGACGCGATGCTTACCCACGCTGACGCGGCCGCGCTGGGTCCGGTGGTCAAGGGCGAGCAGCCGCTTTACGTGATGGCCGAGCGCGCCTCCGACATCCGCGCCGTGCTTGCGCTCAAGAGCGAATTCCCGGCGCTCAAGCTGGTCTTGGTCGGTGCGACCGAGGGCTGGCTGGTGGCTCCCGAAATCGCCGCTTCGGGCGTACCGGTGATCACCGCGCCGATGCGCGACCTGCCCGAGCAGTTCGAGGTGCTGGGCTCGACCCAGTCGAACATCGGGCGCATGGTCCAGGCTGGCGTGAAGGTCGCGATCGGCATGTTCGCGGGCGACAACCAGCCGCGCTGGGCCACCGAGCAGGCGGGTAACATGGTCGCGCTCACCAGGATGCCGGGCGCCACCGGGCTGACCTGGGCACAGGCCTTCGCCGCGATCACTTCCATCCCCGCCGAGATCAGCGGCATGGGTGGCAAGGACGGCGGCAAGACCGAAGGCGTGCTTGCACCCGGCGCGGTGGGCGATGTGGTCCTGTGGGACGGCGATCCGCTCGAGCTGTCCTCGGCGCCGGTCTCGGTGTGGATCGACGGGGTCAAGCAGCCCTTCGACAGCCATCAGGCACGCCTGCGCGAGCGCTACCAGAACCTCGACAGGACTTACATGCCCAAGGCCTACGACTGGTAG
- a CDS encoding SDR family oxidoreductase codes for MRIAIVTGGAQGIGKGVVHHLLGQGWRVAAFDRDIEALDELAAELDSEALLACSCDVSEEDSVAAALEKVRAWTSEAHDHVGIDLLVSNAGLADPDCGPIEDLSLAEWRKWQDSHVTGAFLTVRGCVPGLRRRKGAIVLMASTRAHQSEPHTEAYAAAKGALCAMTHALAVSLGPDIRVNAVLPGWIETRDWQKSSQREVAEHRRIDREQHPVGRVGAPQDIAATVEFLASEGAGFITGQQFVVDGGMSRKMIYAD; via the coding sequence ATGCGGATCGCGATCGTTACCGGAGGTGCCCAGGGCATCGGCAAGGGCGTCGTCCATCATCTGCTCGGGCAGGGCTGGCGGGTGGCGGCCTTCGATCGCGATATCGAAGCGCTCGACGAACTGGCAGCCGAGCTGGACAGCGAGGCGCTGCTGGCGTGTTCCTGCGATGTCTCCGAAGAAGATTCCGTCGCCGCCGCGCTTGAGAAGGTCCGCGCCTGGACAAGCGAGGCGCACGACCACGTCGGTATCGACCTGCTCGTCTCGAATGCGGGGCTTGCCGATCCCGATTGCGGTCCGATCGAGGACCTCTCGCTCGCGGAATGGCGCAAGTGGCAGGACAGCCACGTCACCGGTGCTTTTCTGACCGTTCGCGGCTGTGTCCCCGGTCTGCGCCGCCGCAAGGGCGCAATCGTGCTGATGGCCTCGACCCGCGCGCACCAGTCCGAGCCGCACACCGAGGCTTACGCTGCGGCCAAGGGCGCGCTATGCGCGATGACCCATGCGCTCGCGGTCAGCCTCGGTCCCGACATTCGCGTCAACGCGGTGCTTCCGGGCTGGATCGAGACGCGCGACTGGCAGAAGTCATCGCAGCGCGAGGTCGCCGAGCACCGCCGGATCGACCGTGAACAGCATCCGGTGGGCCGGGTTGGCGCGCCGCAGGACATTGCCGCGACGGTTGAGTTCCTCGCCAGCGAGGGCGCGGGCTTCATCACCGGGCAGCAGTTCGTCGTCGATGGCGGGATGAGCCGCAAGATGATCTACGCCGACTGA